In Massilia forsythiae, one DNA window encodes the following:
- the cheD gene encoding chemoreceptor glutamine deamidase CheD → MDNTHFATNVYYDRTFDCDAAKILPGEYYYTAKDMLIVTVLGSCVSACIRDRTKGLGGMNHFMLPDGGGEAGSPVSASMRYGTYAMEVLINDLLKAGARREHLEAKVFGGGAVLRGFSAMNVGERNAAFVMRFLKTERIPVVAEDLNDIYPRKVYFFPRSGRVLVKKLMQTHNDTLAKRESDYASRLKVAPVGGDVDLFQ, encoded by the coding sequence ATGGACAATACCCATTTTGCCACCAACGTCTACTACGACCGCACCTTCGATTGCGACGCCGCCAAGATCCTGCCGGGCGAGTACTACTACACCGCCAAGGACATGCTGATCGTGACCGTGCTCGGCTCCTGCGTGTCGGCCTGCATCCGCGACCGTACCAAGGGCCTGGGCGGGATGAACCACTTCATGCTGCCCGACGGCGGCGGCGAGGCCGGCAGTCCGGTCTCGGCCTCGATGCGCTACGGCACCTATGCGATGGAAGTGCTGATCAACGATTTGCTGAAAGCGGGCGCGCGGCGCGAACACCTGGAAGCCAAGGTGTTCGGCGGCGGCGCCGTGCTGCGCGGCTTTTCGGCGATGAACGTGGGCGAGCGCAACGCCGCCTTCGTGATGCGCTTCCTGAAGACCGAGCGCATCCCGGTGGTGGCCGAGGACCTCAACGACATCTACCCGAGAAAAGTGTATTTTTTTCCGCGCAGCGGCCGCGTGCTGGTCAAGAAGCTGATGCAGACCCACAACGACACGCTGGCCAAGCGCGAATCCGACTACGCCAGCCGCCTCAAGGTGGCGCCGGTGGGCGGCGACGTCGACCTGTTCCAATAA
- a CDS encoding protein-glutamate methylesterase/protein-glutamine glutaminase: MNTTNKIKVAIVDDSALIRSVMTEIVNSQPDMEVAGVAPDPLVARELIKRTNPDVLTLDVEMPKMDGLDFLERLMRLRPMPVLMVSSLTERGSEITMRALELGAVDFVTKPKISIQSGMREYTELITDKIRAAARARIRPRSLHAPGAGTGTGTAMPVLRAPLNSSEKLIIIGASTGGTEAIREFLMQMPSDCPGILIAQHMPEGFTSSFARRLDSLCKISVCESQGNERVLPGHAYIAPGHSHLLLTRSGANYMTRIEQSEPVNRHRPSVDVLFRSAAQAAGKNAVGVILTGMGKDGAQGMLEMKGAGAYNFAQDEASCVVFGMPREAIAIGAAHEIAPLQALPGLVLGHLATHGGRALRV; encoded by the coding sequence ATGAACACGACCAACAAGATCAAGGTGGCGATCGTCGACGACTCGGCCCTGATCCGCAGCGTGATGACCGAGATCGTCAATTCCCAGCCCGACATGGAAGTGGCCGGGGTCGCCCCCGACCCGCTGGTGGCGCGTGAACTGATCAAGCGCACCAATCCCGACGTGCTCACGCTCGACGTCGAGATGCCGAAGATGGACGGCCTCGATTTCCTCGAGCGCCTGATGCGCCTGCGGCCGATGCCGGTGCTGATGGTGTCCTCGCTGACCGAGCGCGGGTCCGAGATCACGATGCGCGCGCTGGAATTGGGCGCGGTCGACTTCGTCACCAAGCCGAAGATCTCGATCCAGTCCGGCATGCGCGAATACACCGAACTGATCACCGACAAGATCCGCGCCGCCGCGCGCGCGCGCATCCGGCCGCGCAGCCTGCATGCGCCGGGCGCCGGCACCGGGACGGGAACCGCGATGCCGGTGCTGCGCGCGCCGCTGAACTCGTCGGAAAAGCTGATCATCATCGGCGCTTCCACCGGCGGCACCGAGGCGATCCGCGAATTCCTGATGCAGATGCCGTCCGACTGTCCGGGCATCCTGATCGCCCAGCACATGCCGGAAGGTTTTACCAGCTCGTTCGCGCGCCGCCTCGATTCGCTGTGCAAGATCAGCGTGTGCGAATCGCAGGGCAACGAACGGGTGCTGCCGGGCCATGCCTACATCGCCCCCGGCCATTCGCACCTGCTGCTGACGCGTTCCGGCGCCAACTACATGACCCGCATCGAGCAGAGCGAGCCGGTCAACCGCCACCGTCCGTCGGTGGACGTGCTGTTCCGTTCGGCGGCCCAGGCCGCCGGCAAGAACGCGGTCGGGGTGATCCTGACCGGCATGGGCAAGGACGGCGCACAAGGGATGCTGGAGATGAAGGGGGCGGGAGCGTACAATTTCGCCCAGGACGAAGCTTCGTGCGTGGTGTTCGGCATGCCGCGCGAAGCGATCGCCATCGGCGCCGCCCACGAAATCGCGCCCTTGCAGGCCTTGCCGGGACTGGTTCTTGGCCATCTTGCAACGCATGGGGGGCGGGCGTTGCGTGTTTGA
- the cheY gene encoding chemotaxis response regulator CheY yields the protein MADPKMRFLVVDDFSTMRRIVRNLLKELGYANVDEAEDGVMALAKLRSEQFDFVVSDWNMPNMDGLTMLQNIRADPALAKLPVLMVTAEAKKENIIAAAQAGANGYVVKPFTAATLDEKLNKIFEKMEKAA from the coding sequence ATGGCTGATCCAAAGATGCGTTTTTTGGTTGTTGACGACTTCTCGACGATGCGCCGTATCGTCCGGAACCTGCTGAAGGAACTGGGCTACGCCAACGTCGACGAAGCCGAAGACGGCGTGATGGCGCTGGCCAAGCTGCGCAGCGAACAGTTCGATTTCGTGGTGTCGGACTGGAACATGCCGAACATGGACGGCCTGACCATGTTGCAGAACATCCGCGCCGATCCCGCGCTGGCCAAGCTGCCGGTGCTGATGGTGACCGCCGAGGCCAAGAAGGAAAACATCATCGCGGCGGCCCAGGCCGGCGCCAATGGCTATGTCGTCAAGCCGTTCACCGCGGCCACGCTGGACGAGAAGCTGAACAAGATCTTCGAAAAGATGGAAAAGGCTGCCTGA
- the cheZ gene encoding protein phosphatase CheZ yields MNAHIAGQVAEVAAVDAAAVEPGAHDEVLSRIGHMTRALHENLRGLGLDKLIEKAASDIPDARDRLDYVARLSEQAAKRVLDATDAANPLQDGIDASATDLSRSWQALLAAPAGDDAAWRALAERTVASLDVARTSAGATKGHLMDIMMAQDFQDLTGQVIKRITGIAQNLEKQLVQVLVDFAPEEIKRELDNGLLNGPQIKPQGNTEVVADQGQVDDLLDSLGF; encoded by the coding sequence ATGAATGCGCACATCGCTGGCCAGGTTGCAGAGGTGGCGGCCGTCGACGCCGCGGCGGTCGAACCCGGTGCGCACGACGAGGTGCTCAGCCGCATCGGCCACATGACGCGCGCGCTGCACGAGAACCTGCGCGGTCTGGGCCTGGACAAGCTGATCGAAAAGGCCGCCAGCGACATCCCCGACGCGCGCGACCGCCTCGACTACGTGGCGCGCCTGTCGGAACAGGCCGCCAAGCGCGTGCTGGACGCCACCGACGCCGCCAATCCGCTGCAGGACGGCATCGACGCCTCGGCCACCGACCTGTCCCGGTCCTGGCAGGCGCTGCTGGCTGCGCCGGCTGGCGACGACGCTGCCTGGCGCGCGCTGGCCGAGCGTACCGTGGCCAGCCTGGACGTCGCGCGTACGTCGGCCGGCGCCACCAAGGGCCACCTGATGGACATCATGATGGCCCAGGACTTCCAGGACCTGACCGGCCAGGTGATCAAGCGCATCACCGGCATCGCCCAGAACCTGGAAAAGCAACTGGTGCAGGTGCTGGTCGACTTCGCGCCGGAAGAGATCAAGCGCGAGCTGGACAATGGCTTGCTGAACGGGCCGCAGATCAAGCCGCAGGGCAATACCGAGGTGGTGGCGGACCAGGGGCAGGTGGATGACCTGCTCGACAGCTTGGGTTTTTGA
- a CDS encoding EAL and HDOD domain-containing protein, whose protein sequence is MHQTNFIVREPLLDPRQRVIGYELSWQQHEQQVTDADLEALVGFVAGQLVDEEGGWLLRDKLLFLDAVPAMLSLDALHALPPERTVLSVRTRDLANADTRAAVQGLRAGGVGISIRGVNLDLLGRNLAPLASFAEVRFAGADVAAQARTYAAAKQSSLRLVGRPVATWAEFDACAALGLDSVVGKLHLTPRPGNPVKGMNPAQAIILQLMQMVQNNEDVPKIEAVLKRDPALIYKLLRFINSAGFGAGREIQSLRQAIAMLGYAPLYRWLVLLLATASSSGYSPVLMETAVVRARLCELLGQKNLPRGDGEYLFVAGMFSLLDRLLGLPMQEVLDAIQLPEPVVRALLARDGVYGPYLALAEACELNSNLVASMAAALGIAPLAVNQAHLSALAWAQNVAA, encoded by the coding sequence ATGCACCAGACCAATTTCATCGTCCGTGAACCCCTGCTCGATCCCAGGCAGCGCGTCATCGGCTACGAACTGTCATGGCAGCAGCACGAACAGCAGGTCACCGACGCCGACCTGGAAGCGCTGGTCGGCTTCGTCGCCGGCCAGCTGGTCGACGAGGAGGGCGGCTGGCTGCTGCGCGACAAGCTGCTGTTCCTGGACGCGGTGCCGGCCATGCTGTCGCTGGACGCGCTGCATGCGCTGCCGCCGGAACGCACCGTGCTGTCGGTGCGCACGCGCGACCTGGCCAACGCCGATACCCGCGCCGCGGTGCAGGGCCTGCGCGCCGGCGGGGTCGGCATCTCGATCCGCGGCGTGAACCTCGACCTGCTGGGGCGCAACCTGGCGCCGCTGGCCTCGTTCGCCGAGGTGCGCTTCGCCGGCGCCGATGTCGCCGCCCAGGCCCGCACCTATGCCGCCGCCAAGCAATCCTCGCTGCGCCTGGTCGGGCGCCCGGTCGCCACCTGGGCCGAATTCGACGCCTGCGCCGCGCTCGGACTGGACTCGGTGGTCGGCAAGCTGCACCTGACACCGCGTCCCGGCAACCCGGTGAAGGGCATGAACCCGGCGCAGGCCATCATCCTGCAACTGATGCAGATGGTGCAGAACAACGAGGACGTGCCCAAGATCGAGGCCGTGCTCAAGCGCGACCCGGCGCTGATCTATAAGCTGCTGCGCTTCATCAATTCGGCCGGTTTCGGCGCCGGGCGCGAGATCCAGTCGCTGCGCCAGGCGATCGCCATGCTCGGCTACGCGCCGCTGTACCGCTGGCTGGTGCTGCTGCTGGCGACCGCCAGTTCCAGCGGCTATTCGCCGGTGCTGATGGAAACCGCGGTGGTGCGCGCGCGCCTGTGCGAGCTGCTCGGGCAGAAGAATTTGCCGCGCGGCGATGGCGAATACCTGTTCGTGGCCGGCATGTTCTCGCTGCTCGACCGTTTACTGGGCTTGCCGATGCAGGAAGTGCTGGATGCGATCCAGCTGCCGGAGCCGGTGGTGCGCGCGCTGCTGGCGCGCGACGGCGTGTACGGACCCTACCTGGCGCTGGCGGAGGCGTGCGAACTGAATTCCAACCTGGTGGCCTCGATGGCCGCCGCGCTCGGGATCGCGCCCTTGGCCGTCAACCAGGCGCACTTGTCGGCGCTGGCGTGGGCGCAGAACGTGGCCGCGTGA
- a CDS encoding PilZ domain-containing protein — protein MTDFAPNHLRKGPPKAADAVDRIGPQHGAHQMRDASEIAGTLAGLAQAGEAVTVYPPGRLVAMARIDEVLPDDACFTLDLADGDLVLAEGKTTLVASLGGNAKIQFELDADWNVVPGRPHLTRLPIPVMCQVLNRRAEPRLETPVGVNYSARFTTLGKVFELPLHDFSSGGVGMRATPEQAYELYVGRKLDGVQLDLGPSLRIVADLEVRLLRPFRTFLLGQQVQIGCRISQIAMQMRQGLDRAVTTVQKRR, from the coding sequence ATGACCGACTTCGCTCCCAACCATTTGCGCAAGGGCCCGCCCAAGGCCGCCGACGCCGTCGACCGCATCGGCCCGCAACACGGGGCGCACCAGATGCGCGACGCGTCCGAGATCGCCGGCACGCTGGCGGGGCTGGCGCAGGCCGGCGAAGCGGTCACGGTGTACCCGCCCGGGCGCCTCGTGGCCATGGCGCGCATCGACGAGGTACTGCCGGATGACGCTTGCTTCACGCTCGACCTCGCCGACGGCGACCTGGTGCTGGCGGAAGGCAAGACCACGCTGGTGGCTTCGCTCGGCGGCAACGCCAAGATCCAGTTCGAGCTGGACGCCGACTGGAACGTCGTGCCCGGCCGGCCGCACCTGACCCGGTTGCCGATTCCGGTCATGTGCCAGGTGCTCAACCGGCGCGCCGAGCCGCGCCTGGAAACGCCGGTCGGCGTCAACTACAGCGCGCGCTTCACGACGCTGGGCAAGGTGTTCGAACTGCCGCTGCACGATTTTTCCAGCGGCGGCGTGGGCATGCGCGCCACGCCGGAACAGGCCTACGAACTGTACGTGGGCAGGAAGCTGGATGGCGTGCAGCTGGACCTGGGGCCGTCGCTGCGCATCGTGGCCGACCTCGAAGTGCGCCTGCTGCGGCCGTTCCGCACCTTTTTGCTGGGGCAGCAGGTGCAGATCGGCTGCCGCATCTCGCAGATCGCGATGCAGATGCGCCAGGGGCTGGACCGGGCGGTGACGACGGTGCAGAAGCGCAGGTGA
- the panC gene encoding pantoate--beta-alanine ligase has product MKIISSIEDLRDQLRGQLRTAFVPTMGNLHEGHLSLMRLARRHGDPVVASIFVNRLQFGPNEDFDKYPRTFQADVEKLEKEGVYVLFAPTEKDLYPEPQEYRVQPPDGLGNILEGEFRPGFFNGVCTVVTKLFSCVQPRVAVFGKKDYQQLMIIRNMARQFALPTEIIGAETFRAEDGLALSSRNGYLSPAERAEAPFLYQTLQYVAEQARAGHPDLAALERDAMARLAGHGWQPDYVSIRKRMDLQAPSAAEHAAGDPLVVLTAAKLGNTRLIDNLEI; this is encoded by the coding sequence ATGAAAATCATCTCTTCCATCGAGGACCTGCGCGACCAGTTGCGCGGCCAGCTGCGTACCGCCTTCGTTCCGACCATGGGCAACCTGCACGAGGGCCACCTGTCGCTGATGCGCCTGGCGCGCCGCCACGGCGACCCGGTGGTCGCCTCGATCTTCGTCAACCGCCTGCAGTTCGGCCCCAACGAGGATTTCGACAAGTACCCGCGCACCTTCCAGGCCGACGTCGAGAAGCTGGAAAAGGAAGGCGTGTACGTGCTGTTCGCGCCGACCGAGAAGGACCTGTACCCGGAGCCGCAGGAATACCGCGTGCAGCCGCCGGACGGCCTGGGCAACATCCTCGAAGGCGAGTTCCGCCCCGGCTTCTTCAACGGCGTGTGCACCGTGGTGACCAAGCTGTTCTCGTGCGTGCAGCCGCGCGTGGCGGTGTTCGGCAAGAAGGATTACCAGCAGCTGATGATCATCCGTAACATGGCGCGCCAGTTCGCGCTGCCGACCGAGATCATCGGCGCCGAGACCTTCCGCGCCGAGGATGGCCTGGCGCTGTCCTCGCGCAACGGCTACCTGTCGCCCGCGGAACGCGCCGAAGCGCCCTTCCTGTACCAGACCCTGCAGTACGTGGCGGAACAGGCGCGCGCCGGCCACCCGGACCTGGCGGCGCTGGAGCGCGACGCCATGGCGCGCCTGGCCGGCCACGGCTGGCAACCGGACTACGTCTCGATCCGCAAGCGCATGGACCTGCAGGCGCCCAGCGCCGCAGAACATGCCGCCGGCGATCCGCTGGTGGTGCTGACTGCGGCCAAGCTGGGCAATACGCGCCTGATCGATAATCTGGAAATATGA
- a CDS encoding segregation and condensation protein A: MLPEQVAPDGAADPVAGDGAASGHPQDEAGAAAQAAAQAAEAAVARLYGEPLLRLPNDLYIPPDALEVFLDAFEGPLDLLLYLIRKQNFNILDIPMAQVTLQYLEYVEQIRQSNLELAAEYLLMAAMLIEIKSRMLLPKRQDLLVEEADDPRAELVRRLLDYEQIKLAAKDLGALPQYERDFQRPSLPIEQGDAVVWPQVDAHDLQRAWMDVLRRARLTQHHRIGREELSVREHMSAILRTLQSARFVEFADLFGGQAGVPVVVVHFVALLELAKETLIEITQAEPFAPIYVRLAYSPA, translated from the coding sequence ATGCTGCCCGAGCAGGTGGCCCCGGATGGGGCCGCCGATCCCGTTGCCGGCGACGGCGCCGCGTCCGGCCATCCCCAGGATGAGGCCGGCGCCGCGGCCCAGGCCGCCGCACAGGCGGCCGAAGCCGCGGTGGCGCGCCTGTACGGCGAACCGCTGCTGCGCCTGCCCAACGACCTGTACATCCCGCCCGACGCGCTCGAGGTGTTCCTGGACGCCTTCGAAGGCCCGCTCGACCTGCTGCTGTACCTGATCCGCAAGCAGAACTTCAACATCCTCGATATCCCGATGGCGCAGGTGACCCTGCAATACCTGGAGTACGTCGAGCAGATCCGCCAGAGCAACCTGGAACTGGCGGCCGAATACCTGCTCATGGCGGCCATGCTGATCGAGATCAAGTCGCGCATGCTGCTGCCGAAGCGCCAGGACTTGCTGGTCGAGGAAGCCGACGATCCGCGCGCGGAACTGGTGCGGCGCTTGCTGGACTACGAGCAGATCAAGCTGGCGGCCAAGGACCTGGGCGCCCTGCCCCAGTACGAGCGCGATTTCCAGCGCCCGTCGCTGCCCATCGAGCAGGGCGACGCCGTGGTCTGGCCGCAGGTCGACGCGCACGACCTGCAGCGCGCCTGGATGGACGTGCTGCGCCGCGCCAGGCTGACCCAGCACCACCGCATCGGGCGCGAGGAACTGTCGGTGCGCGAGCACATGTCGGCCATCCTGCGCACGCTGCAGTCGGCGCGCTTCGTCGAGTTCGCCGACCTGTTCGGCGGCCAGGCCGGCGTGCCGGTGGTGGTGGTGCACTTCGTCGCCCTGCTCGAGCTGGCCAAGGAAACCCTGATCGAAATCACCCAGGCCGAACCGTTCGCGCCGATCTACGTGCGGCTCGCCTATTCCCCGGCCTGA
- a CDS encoding DUF3460 family protein has protein sequence MGLFTKHSMYESDHTKFIRELKEKTPGMDERQVAGRALLWDKAPLTLDEQRRVEESRLRQQAYPYQSKV, from the coding sequence ATGGGCCTGTTCACCAAACATTCGATGTACGAATCCGACCACACCAAGTTCATCCGGGAACTCAAGGAAAAGACCCCGGGCATGGACGAGCGCCAGGTGGCCGGCCGCGCGCTGCTGTGGGACAAGGCGCCGCTGACGCTGGACGAGCAGCGCCGCGTCGAGGAATCGCGCCTGCGCCAGCAAGCCTACCCGTACCAGAGCAAGGTCTGA
- a CDS encoding enoyl ACP reductase FabMG family protein produces the protein MTEYKALRHIPHANLFRQGDVFVLFGELFGRGYANGLVDQARAAGMTILGITVGRRDEGGALRALTTEEHAEAEGKLGGKIINVPLMAGFDMDAPEGEQNPTEMLAGVTLKGWQEDKLDWDKIEACRLAGVRRFSAAAQQAMAEIDKLVPDGANVFFAHTMAGGIPKIKAFLAIANRIYKGRGERFMSSRALLDSDLGKLILMNFDEVTANTLKYLIDASSAIRERVTAQGGQVRYTAYGYHGTEVLIGGEYTWQTYTNYTQGYAKMRLESIAEAAWRQGIAATVFNCPEIRTNSSDIFVGVELSLFPLLAALKKENGGAWAQQQWDACQALLGEGVSLQSILDKLEAYLQTDTSKGFRDFEAWPMDNTPALADVMIGTSDEITSLHLDRKALITDHLSALVLESAGPLMFHGAAEKIAPVLWLNHDIIARQLNELHN, from the coding sequence ATGACCGAATACAAAGCCCTGAGGCATATCCCGCACGCCAACCTGTTCCGCCAAGGTGACGTGTTCGTCCTGTTCGGCGAACTGTTCGGCCGCGGCTACGCCAACGGCCTGGTCGACCAGGCGCGTGCCGCCGGCATGACCATCCTCGGCATCACCGTCGGCCGCCGCGACGAGGGCGGCGCGCTGCGCGCGCTGACCACGGAAGAGCACGCGGAAGCCGAAGGCAAGCTGGGCGGCAAGATCATCAACGTGCCGCTGATGGCCGGCTTCGACATGGACGCGCCGGAAGGCGAGCAGAACCCGACTGAGATGCTGGCCGGCGTCACCCTCAAGGGCTGGCAGGAAGACAAGCTGGACTGGGACAAGATCGAAGCCTGCCGCCTGGCCGGCGTGCGCCGCTTCAGCGCGGCGGCGCAGCAGGCCATGGCGGAGATCGACAAGCTGGTGCCGGATGGCGCCAACGTGTTCTTCGCCCACACCATGGCCGGCGGCATTCCGAAGATCAAGGCCTTCCTGGCGATCGCCAACCGCATCTACAAAGGCCGCGGCGAGCGCTTCATGTCCTCGCGCGCCCTGCTCGACAGCGACCTGGGTAAGCTGATCCTGATGAACTTCGACGAAGTCACCGCCAACACGCTGAAGTACCTGATCGACGCGTCGAGCGCGATCCGCGAACGCGTGACGGCGCAGGGCGGCCAGGTGCGCTACACCGCCTACGGCTACCACGGCACCGAAGTGCTGATCGGCGGCGAGTACACCTGGCAGACCTACACCAACTACACGCAAGGCTACGCCAAGATGCGCCTGGAATCGATCGCCGAGGCGGCTTGGCGCCAGGGCATCGCCGCGACCGTGTTCAACTGCCCGGAAATCCGCACCAATTCGTCGGACATCTTCGTCGGCGTCGAACTGTCGCTGTTCCCGCTGCTGGCAGCGCTGAAAAAAGAAAACGGCGGCGCCTGGGCCCAGCAGCAGTGGGACGCGTGCCAGGCCCTGCTGGGCGAAGGCGTGTCGCTGCAATCGATCCTGGACAAGCTGGAAGCCTACCTGCAGACCGACACCAGCAAGGGTTTCCGCGACTTCGAAGCCTGGCCGATGGACAATACCCCGGCGCTGGCCGACGTCATGATCGGCACCTCGGACGAGATCACCTCGCTGCATCTTGACCGCAAGGCGCTGATCACCGACCACCTGTCGGCGCTGGTGCTGGAAAGCGCGGGCCCGCTGATGTTCCACGGCGCGGCCGAAAAGATCGCGCCGGTGTTGTGGCTCAACCACGACATCATCGCGCGCCAGCTGAACGAACTGCACAACTAA